The Gilliamella apicola genome window below encodes:
- a CDS encoding tetratricopeptide repeat protein, whose protein sequence is MKYLNKKFITAVGLTCILLVINLAKADIDNENNLIIKAENGDKVAQYHLANLLLSKNVDEEYNDQIFYWYQQSAEQGYVEAEFALSVIYSERGDSEKSFIWLEKAAKQNHAKAQYELGINYRFGFDVKSDSSKALYFLEKSAQQDYIPAQVELGNLYLTTFDLGSDLDSYKKGVYWYEKAAQKNNAFAQLNLGIIQMAQSNYQQALLWLNQACKNDLTDACQLASKIKTKKIRS, encoded by the coding sequence AGCAGTAGGATTAACTTGCATTTTGTTGGTAATAAATCTTGCAAAGGCTGATATTGATAACGAAAATAATTTAATCATTAAAGCAGAAAATGGAGATAAGGTTGCTCAGTATCATTTAGCAAATTTGTTGTTATCGAAAAACGTTGATGAAGAATATAATGATCAAATTTTTTATTGGTATCAGCAATCAGCAGAACAAGGATATGTAGAAGCTGAATTTGCTTTATCTGTTATTTATTCAGAGCGCGGTGACTCTGAAAAATCGTTTATTTGGTTAGAAAAAGCCGCAAAACAAAATCATGCAAAAGCTCAATATGAATTAGGCATAAATTATCGATTTGGATTTGATGTTAAATCAGACAGTTCAAAAGCATTATATTTTTTAGAAAAATCGGCTCAACAAGATTATATACCTGCGCAAGTTGAATTAGGTAATTTATATTTAACAACTTTCGATTTGGGTTCAGATTTAGATAGCTACAAAAAAGGAGTTTATTGGTATGAAAAAGCAGCACAAAAGAATAATGCGTTTGCTCAACTTAACTTAGGTATTATTCAAATGGCTCAATCAAATTACCAGCAAGCATTATTGTGGCTTAATCAAGCTTGCAAAAATGATTTAACCGATGCTTGTCAACTGGCTTCTAAGATTAAGACAAAAAAAATACGCTCTTAA